DNA sequence from the Camelus dromedarius isolate mCamDro1 chromosome 24, mCamDro1.pat, whole genome shotgun sequence genome:
CCCTGCTGCACACCCTCCTCATGGCTCGGCTGGAGTTGGCTGGAGTTCTGTGCCAGCAACGTCATCTCTTACTTCTTTTGCGACCTCGTTCCCCTGCTCCAGCTCTCCTGCTCCAAAACCCAACTCAACCAACTCATGATTCTGCTGGTGGGGGGCCTGATCGTCTTCATCCCCTTCCTTGGCATTCTCATCTCCTACGTCCACATCGTGTCTGCTGTGCTCAAGTTCCCATCAGCCCGGGGCAAACAAAAGGCCTTTTCCACCTGTGGCTCCCACCTCACGGCAGTCATCTTCTTCTATGGGACCATCACAGGGGTCTACTTGAGTCCCTCATCCTCCCACTCAGCTGACAAGGATTCACTGGCGTCAGTGATGTATATGGTGGTCACCCCCATGCTGAACCCCTTTATCTACTGCCTGAGGAACCAGGACATGAAGGGAGCTCTAAGGAAACTAGTCAGCGTGAAGGCTCCACCCCATGGGCTGTGACAGCAGAGCTTCCCCTCAGGACCTTTGCCCTGGGAAGGGGATGAACCCCAGGGACAGGCTCCACATGCAGAGGGTAGAACACAGACCCTGTTGTC
Encoded proteins:
- the LOC105099394 gene encoding LOW QUALITY PROTEIN: putative olfactory receptor 1F12P (The sequence of the model RefSeq protein was modified relative to this genomic sequence to represent the inferred CDS: deleted 1 base in 1 codon), with protein sequence METGNHASASEFLLLGLSSRPERRELIFGLFLAMYPVGAAGNLLIFLAVGSDSHPHTPMYFLLSSLSLVDFCFISATVPKMLVNIQTKTQSISYGGCLAQIYFCILLANMDSFLLTAMAYDRYVAICHPLRYSTVMSLWICALMLGSSWLIASSHSLLHTLLMARWSWLEFCASNVISYFFCDLVPLLQLSCSKTQLNQLMILLVGGLIVFIPFLGILISYVHIVSAVLKFPSARGKQKAFSTCGSHLTAVIFFYGTITGVYLSPSSSHSADKDSLASVMYMVVTPMLNPFIYCLRNQDMKGALRKLVSVKAPPHGL